Sequence from the Temnothorax longispinosus isolate EJ_2023e chromosome 6, Tlon_JGU_v1, whole genome shotgun sequence genome:
AAGTGTATtgtacgataaaataatattttttattttctttttgcaacTTCATATACTGTagtataaaaacaattatctcACGGAGATActtgtatatacaattttctgtaaataaattgGTCTGAGATAAAGACGACGGTAGAGCATCACGTGCAAGTAACGCTAAAAATCATGCGCACTGCAACTGTCTTCAAGCCTCCTTACTTTTGGTGAGTTCTTCGACTAATTTTCTAAACACCTGTGCGACTTGACTGTCAGGTAATGTTACCAGAACACTTTGTCCCTTGTCCGCTAACTGGCCGACTTGTGGGTCTATAGGTACCTTAGCTAAAAATGGAACCTTTACCATCTCTGAAAGGGCTATCCCGCCGCCTGAGGAGAATATATTGGTACATTCCTGTAAAAAGTAAGATTTATCAAAGCTATATCgaatagtaatataaaattacaattgcgAATGTGAAAGAGTACTTACCGTACATGAAGGACAGACAAAACCGCTCATATTTTCAATGATGCCAATTATATGAATGCCAGTTTTTCTACAAAATGTCACCTCTCGTAGAACATCATCCACCGCAACTGCTTGCGGAGTAGTTACTATGATCGCACCATcacattttacatttctgTAATTTCAGTTGGAATGTCTTAATGCAGTCATACAAATGTGTTAACTCTATTTTATCTCAcccataattaaatatagatatatatgtatattatttactaattaaccTTAAGTTCTCCATGACTGTAATGTGTTCGTCAGAAGTGCCAGGTGGTGTATCGATGATCAGATAATCGATGTCCCGCCAAACCACATCTGTTAGAAACTGTTTGATCATACCAGTCTTTTTGGGCCCACGCCAAACCACACTGTCGTTCTGACTTTTCAGGAGGAAACCAATCGACATGACGGACAGTTTCTGCTCTGAATCAGCAAATACTGGTATCCATCTGTCGATTATACGTGACATGTTGGCAGTggataaattgttaataaggAATTATCGCTCAATATAGGACATACCCCTCGGAGGACTGGTGAACATCTTCTCCTTCCAAGTTTAGTAGGTAAGGCACACTAGGACCACAAAGATCGACATCCAAGATCCCGACCTGTCGTAATTTACACtttgttacatttaattttaattaactaattaatcaatttccaTAAAGGTTAAACCGCATCGCAAAAATATCTAGctcaaaaatgaaaattggTAAAGTGGTTCGTTATAACGTTCGCTCTTTGTTGCATTAGCGATATCAGAAGATGgttgtaaaattattcaacTGTATATTGAGAAGATATTGAACGAAGCGTCATAAATCTTTTAGAACTTTTGGAGCTTGTGGACACTCACTCGAAAGCCTGATTCCTTCAAAGCAAGTGCCAGCTGAGTGCTGATTGTCGATTTGCCGACACCACCTTTTCCTGAAAGTACTAACAGCACGTGCTTCACTCCTTCCAACATCGtggcaaaattaataattgaacgACGGAGAGCCGAATTCGAAACAGGCGATATAGCGATCGCGGACTGACGTTACGACGGTTGTTCAGCAACACAAAAGCATAAATGAGGTCACGTCAAGCTTTCACATGACCGACGATAATCAATCATGTTCGACCATGCGTAGTGTCAAATGACGAACAATCCCGGCGTTATTGTATTTCACATATCGGACTGTAAACATAACCCCAACGTGACGTTTCAAGCGACAGCACTTGCAGCGCTACTTTaccgaataaaatatattctaaagaATTCTTGGAAAAACTAAGTTTAATATCGAATGACAATTCTTAATAtagaaactatataaaatttaagtattAGATTTTTGTGAAATTCGGTGCCAAGTTCATTGCTTAGCACTTATTCagcgataaaaattgtttatctaTCTTTTCATTGCAAATGtcattgaattatttaattaggtGAAAATTTAACGCTCGAATTTTGACAATTGACTTTCAGTGTTTAAGTTTCATTATccattcattttattgtcgaATAGATATGTGCAACTTGGTATTTGAAAAATCCCGCGCATTTTTTCCTCGCGCGGCAACCGCGTGAAGTTTGTCGCACGCAGCGCCCTGAAGGCGGCCGCGATACGCGTCACAGCCGCGTCAGCGCTCGGTGGTCGCCGGGGTCGCCCGCCTGGCGAGCAGTAGTTGTCCGCGCGTCCGTCAGAGCGCGCGTAGCTCGTGCCGCGTTGCTGAGCGCGATCTGTTTGCGCGCCGTCGCCGCGTCGTGTTCAGTCTTCAGTCGTGTCAGCCGTCTGTGGTTCACCGCTACGTgttgtcgtcatcgtcatcgtcgtcgtcgtcgttgcacCGTCATCGTCCGTGTATCGTTCCCGCGGGTACGCGCACAGGGTGCCCCGGTCGACACGCTCATTGCCCCGCGAGCAACGTCGCGCGCCGCCATGGATCACATCGGCCTGCTGCTGCAGCACTCGCAATACGTATACGCGATCCCCGTGGGTATCGTGCTGGTATGCGCCATTCTCGTGTTCGCCTTCGGCTTCAAGAAGGCGGAGCAGCCGCCGTTCGCGCAGCTTTCCGCGAGCTCCGACGTGGACCGGAAGCTCGGCAAGAAGCGCGGCAAGGTCCGCGAGAAGGTTAGTGACATAAACATCGGATCGGCTACGCGCGACCCGGCCGCGCGTCCCTCCCTCCCGCTCCCGCTCCCTCTCATCTCTCCTAAACTCCTAACGTTCCCGCGCCCTTTTTCCCCGCGGACACGGCGCGACCGCCCGCCATATGGTGGCTCGCTTGTGGGCGCGAGTcgatacacacgcacacacgttCGCTAATCAGCTGGTCCCTCTGGACTGAGAGGGTGGCTGTTTTCTTTCTCCCCGCGCGTCGTGACGTAACGCCGCGACCGGGTCTGTTTTCTTTGCCAGGTGGCTCACCTCATCCCCGTCACATTCCTGGGATATTAGTCTTGTCGCGTGTCCAGCGCTAAATCTGCTCTTTTTATCGGCGCTTTCTACAATCGCTTTTTGTCCTCTTTCTCTTACCAAAGTCCAATCGCTTACTTCTTCAAGTATTATCTCATGTTGATACCAAATCTGCATatcaagtaattaatttataattagaaattttttcttaagtaCATAATTAACATGggtgttgaaaaaaaatttcagatttttcatttaattcagaattttcatttaatttaattttaattttacatttaaatttaattttattgacaagtgacaaaaaatactatttataCATTCCATTCAATATTGTttggaaaaaagataaattatattttaatatcagacACGGTATATGGAAATTTGTCGAGCgttcttatatattttgttatagaaAGCTGCTAATGGACAAGTTGCATCTGAGAAAACAAGCCCAGCTAAAAAGACATTGGCAACGAAAGCCGAAGCTCCTAAGAAGGCTACCAAAGAAGATGATGTTGACGGGAAGTTAAAAGAGCGTAAACAAGAAGACAACAAGATTGTCGCTactaagaaagaaaaggagcaGCTGTCGACTAAGGCTGGGAAAGAGAACAAAGTGGAGCAGGCAAAGAACAAAAAGAATTTGAAGAATTTATTCCAGGAAAAACCAGTGGACTTTGACGATGGTTAGttgatttacatatattagcATAAGataagacaatttttttcatacaatTGTTTCAAGCTATTATCTATTGATAACAGGAGATTGGGAGCAAGCTTATTCTCGCAAGGATAAGAAGAACAAGAAAAAGGAGGAGGAATCTCCttcgaagaaaaataagaagacTTCTAAGAAGGCTGATTTAATAAACGAAGCCAAGCAGAAAGAACAAGACAAACCCGAGGTCAAGGATAAGATAGCTAAGGAAACCGAAAATAAGGAGCTcaaagagaaggagaagaaagaagtGATTCTTACATCTATCTCTGATGAGGAGATAGGTAAAGCCAAGGAGCCGcagaaggaagaggagagca
This genomic interval carries:
- the Nubp2 gene encoding cytosolic Fe-S cluster assembly factor Nubp2 homolog — its product is MLEGVKHVLLVLSGKGGVGKSTISTQLALALKESGFRVGILDVDLCGPSVPYLLNLEGEDVHQSSEGWIPVFADSEQKLSVMSIGFLLKSQNDSVVWRGPKKTGMIKQFLTDVVWRDIDYLIIDTPPGTSDEHITVMENLRNVKCDGAIIVTTPQAVAVDDVLREVTFCRKTGIHIIGIIENMSGFVCPSCTECTNIFSSGGGIALSEMVKVPFLAKVPIDPQVGQLADKGQSVLVTLPDSQVAQVFRKLVEELTKSKEA
- the LOC139815311 gene encoding uncharacterized protein, with product MDHIGLLLQHSQYVYAIPVGIVLVCAILVFAFGFKKAEQPPFAQLSASSDVDRKLGKKRGKVREKKAANGQVASEKTSPAKKTLATKAEAPKKATKEDDVDGKLKERKQEDNKIVATKKEKEQLSTKAGKENKVEQAKNKKNLKNLFQEKPVDFDDGDWEQAYSRKDKKNKKKEEESPSKKNKKTSKKADLINEAKQKEQDKPEVKDKIAKETENKELKEKEKKEVILTSISDEEIGKAKEPQKEEESKIEKVEKEEKKSGKSKKNKKTVEDESTPVSVPSTPKTDNKPVAEEEQKKPLDAEKIDNDVEENEAVESKEKTAVFDELGDVWTEAKPQKKSKKKARKDN